The following proteins come from a genomic window of Dermacentor albipictus isolate Rhodes 1998 colony chromosome 8, USDA_Dalb.pri_finalv2, whole genome shotgun sequence:
- the LOC139048838 gene encoding uncharacterized protein, translating to MDFLKAPEPLLTTGDLRKNWQLFKQRFEIFLTASEVAEKPRTESKKTALLLSVAGAEAIEVFNTFTFAAGEKNDDYATVVKKFDEYCIAQTNEVHERYMFRRRIQAAGEPVEHFLRDLKNQARACNFGALAESMVRDQIVFGINDDTVREKLLRDNNLTLQKAEQACKAAEASATHKEMWNQEHQVHPISRTSTSRENREQTRYDCRNCGGKHSPRRCPAFGKTCRRCQRKNHFARCCKATAVVGELQSGQDDFEILDVSAKNVSSKHDWTVEVQIKNVAVQLKVDTGSQANLLPYGLYAKMNPQPPLYPSSAILRSYGGDVIKHIGVMRAEVSLNGCIAMLSFFVSRKGRQAILGLEASERLGLISRVNSVSQNSSEEVVASFRHLFTGTGCVKRVYHMVLRKDATPVVQRPRRVPLALEEPLREELSRMEQAGIIAKVTEPTDWENSFYWRTCCPGLPLRAQQITQTTTTTTSKCTQSTPLECGWSPAEILQGRSLRTTLPAVQVGQSRRVDKRQQKDYSRGPLAPLNNGETVRIKDSSSWRRKARVLQSSGQPRSYVVMTEDGQLLRRNREHLLPTRESFRLSGPPHDDEGVFQEYAAPASTQHDPEAAQNPNSTASIVPTVPQQAAAPRTTRQRRPPRRLMYDANFQQVP from the exons ATGGATTTCCTCAAAGCACCGGAGCCGCTCCTTACAACAGGCGACCTGCGCAAGAACTGGCAgctcttcaaacaaaggtttgaAATTTTCCTCACGGCGTCAGAGGTCGCAGAAAAGCCTCGGACTGAGTCCAAGAAGACAGCGTTGCTTTTGAGCGTCGCGGGCGCAGAGGCCATTGAAGTCTTTAACACCTTCACGTTTGCAGCAGGCGAGAAGAACGACGACTATGCCACAGTGGTGAAAAAATTTGATGAGTATTGCATTGCACAGACCAATGAGGTTCACGAGCGGTATATGTTCAGGAGAAGAATCCAAGCTGCTGGCGAACCAGTGGAGCATTTCTTACGAGACCTGAAGAATCAAGCACGTGCTTGCAACTTTGGAGCTTTGGCGGAATCGATGGTCAGGGACCAAATTGTGTTCGGGATAAATGACGACACGGTACGTGAAAAGCTCCTCAGGGACAACAACTTGACCCTGCAGAAAGCAGAACAAGCCTGTAAAGCAGCTGAAGCATCAGCAACTCACAAGGAAATGTGGAACCAGGAACACCAAGTGCATCCTATCAGCAGGACTAGCACGAGCCGCGAAAACCGAGAACAGACACGTTATGACTGCCGAAACTGCGGCGGAAAACACTCCCCAAGAAGGTGCCCTGCTTTTGGAAAAACGTGCCGGAGATGTCAGCGGAAAAACCACTTTGCCAGATGTTGTAAAGCGACGGCAGTTGTTGGCGAGTTGCAAAGCGGCCAAGACGATTTCGAGATTCTCGACGTATCCGCAAAGAATGTGTCCAGCAAGCATGACTGGACGGTGGAAGTCCAAATCAAGAACGTGGCAGTTCAGTTAAAGGTTGACACGGGATCGCAGGCAAATTTGTTGCCTTATGGATTATACGCCAAAATGAACCCACAGCCGCCCCTGTACCCCAGCAGCGCGATTTTACGCTCCTACGGCGGAGATGTAATCAAACACATTGGCGTCATGCGGGCCGAAGTCTCTTTAAATGGTTGCATTGCCATGCTGAGCTTTTTCGTGTCACGAAAGGGGCGCCAAGCAATCCTAGGACTTGAGGCGAGTGAACGCCTGGGACTGATTTCACGCGTGAACAGCGTGTCGCAAAACAGCTCTGAAGAAGTGGTTGCCAGCTTTCGTCACCTTTTCACTGGCACCGGCTGCGTCAAACGAGTATACCACATGGTGCTTCGCAAGGACGCCACGCCAGTGGTTCAGAGACCTCGTCGAGTGCCACTGGCTTTAGAGGAGCCACTTCGGGAGGAGTTGTCACGTATGGAACAAGCCGGAATAATTGCAAAAGTCACTGAGCCAACAGACTGG GAAAACAGCTTCTACTGGCGGACATGCTGTCCAGGGCTTCCGTTAAGGGCGCAGCAGATAACgcagacaacaacaacgacgacgtcgAAGTGCACGCA GTCAACTCCACTGGAATGCGGCTGGTCACCAGCCGAAATATTACAGGGACGCTCGCTGCGAACAACTCTACCAGCCGTTCAGGTCGGACAAAGCCGGCGGGTTGACAAACGCCAGCAAAAAGACTACTCAAGAGGGCCACTCGCACCGCTCAACAACGGCGAAACGGTCAGAATAAAAGACAGCTCATCATGGAGAAGAAAGGCTCGGGTTCTTCAGTCGTCTGGTCAACCAAGGTCATACGTTGTCATGACTGAAGACGGGCAACTTTTGCGACGCAACCGCGAGCATCTGCTGCCAACCAGAGAATCTTTTCGCCTTAGCGGTCCTCCTCACGACGACGAAGGTGTTTTTCAAGAATATGCTGCCCCTGCCAGCACACAACACGACCCAGAGGCGGCGCAAAACCCAAACAGCACAGCGAGCATTGTGCCGACAGTTCCGCAACAAGCAGCTGCTCCAAGGACTACAAGACAACGCAGACCACCTCGGCGCTTAATGTATGACGCGAACTTTCAACAAGTGCCGTGA